A genomic segment from Rubrobacter tropicus encodes:
- a CDS encoding GNAT family N-acetyltransferase has translation MREGAPVSDDFVEQIQHHVEAGDLEVLAARLGGETAGVLVLAFRPNVSLGGRFASIEDLYVRPEARRRGVGTALLKAADERCRRRGAHYLEAQIQESEASAFYAAFGYEPEPDLQVFSRSLVIRDRSNENPET, from the coding sequence TTGAGGGAGGGTGCGCCTGTATCTGACGATTTTGTCGAGCAGATCCAGCACCACGTCGAAGCCGGAGACCTCGAAGTGCTGGCCGCGCGCCTGGGCGGGGAGACGGCCGGCGTCCTCGTACTCGCCTTCCGGCCCAACGTCTCCCTCGGCGGCCGATTCGCCAGCATCGAAGACCTCTACGTCCGCCCGGAGGCCCGTCGCAGGGGCGTGGGAACCGCCCTCCTGAAAGCTGCGGACGAACGTTGCAGAAGACGTGGCGCGCATTACCTTGAAGCTCAGATACAAGAAAGCGAAGCGAGCGCCTTCTACGCCGCTTTCGGGTACGAGCCGGAGCCCGACTTGCAGGTCTTTTCCAGGTCTCTAGTCATCCGTGACAGGTCGAACGAAAACCCTGAAACCTGA
- a CDS encoding GNAT family N-acetyltransferase, with amino-acid sequence METEGFTIRPGRKEDAAEAARLWMQSAEEHTAHDPVYATAPDAEKAMRRFLADLARNSYAFVFVATVEDQTVGFVSGELREGSPTFMPKTWASVDDVFVDPGHRNGGIGRALIASVEGWARQKGANGVSLQVAAANARGRKFYEDLGFREVSVYELLEFG; translated from the coding sequence ATGGAAACAGAAGGTTTCACCATCCGTCCGGGCCGCAAGGAGGACGCCGCCGAGGCCGCGCGGCTGTGGATGCAAAGCGCCGAGGAGCACACGGCCCACGACCCCGTCTACGCCACCGCCCCCGACGCCGAGAAGGCCATGCGCCGCTTTCTCGCGGACCTCGCCCGCAACTCCTACGCTTTCGTCTTCGTCGCGACCGTGGAAGACCAAACCGTCGGCTTCGTCTCGGGCGAGCTGCGCGAGGGCTCCCCGACCTTCATGCCAAAGACCTGGGCCTCCGTGGACGACGTCTTCGTAGATCCCGGCCACCGCAACGGGGGCATCGGCCGCGCCCTCATCGCCAGCGTGGAGGGATGGGCCAGGCAGAAAGGCGCCAACGGCGTCTCCCTGCAGGTGGCCGCGGCAAACGCCAGGGGCCGCAAGTTCTACGAGGACCTGGGGTTCCGCGAGGTCTCGGTCTACGAGCTGTTGGAGTTTGGGTAG
- the ltaE gene encoding low-specificity L-threonine aldolase, which yields MIDLRSDTVTRPTEGMRRAMTEAPLGDDVFGEDPTVNRLEEYVADLLGKEAAIYAPSGTMTNQIGVHVNTNRAEEVLIHEGAHVFVYEGGAPALLSSVQLRTLPGEGGVLDPETVRAAIRPENVHFPRTRLLCLENTHNTAGGTVYPLEDFAEVAAVARESGLKVHLDGARLFNAQAATGTPAREWCDHVDTVSVCSSKGLGAPVGSLLAGTEEVIHEARRARKAFGGGMRQAGVIAAASLYAFEHNQERLAEDHERARDLANRLREVGYEVDPPQTNLVLVGVDDPERFLQALAREGVLATPGKPGYVRLCTHLDVGDEDIEAAVEAAARVTASLER from the coding sequence GTGATAGATCTTCGCAGCGACACGGTCACGCGGCCGACGGAGGGGATGCGCCGGGCCATGACGGAGGCGCCTCTAGGCGACGACGTCTTCGGGGAGGACCCGACCGTCAACCGGCTCGAGGAGTACGTGGCCGACTTGCTCGGCAAAGAGGCCGCGATATACGCGCCTTCGGGGACCATGACCAACCAGATCGGGGTCCACGTCAACACCAACCGGGCCGAGGAGGTCCTGATCCACGAAGGCGCCCACGTTTTCGTCTACGAGGGCGGCGCCCCGGCCCTCCTCTCCTCCGTCCAACTCCGCACCCTCCCCGGCGAGGGCGGCGTCCTCGACCCGGAGACCGTCAGGGCCGCGATCCGGCCGGAGAACGTCCACTTCCCGCGCACCCGCCTCCTCTGCCTGGAGAACACCCACAACACCGCCGGCGGCACGGTCTACCCGCTCGAAGACTTTGCCGAGGTCGCCGCCGTGGCGCGCGAGAGCGGCCTCAAGGTCCACCTCGACGGCGCCCGGCTCTTCAACGCCCAGGCCGCGACCGGCACCCCGGCCCGCGAGTGGTGCGACCACGTGGACACCGTCTCCGTCTGCTCCTCCAAGGGCCTCGGCGCCCCCGTCGGCTCCCTGCTCGCCGGAACCGAAGAGGTCATCCACGAGGCCCGCCGAGCCCGCAAGGCGTTCGGCGGCGGGATGCGCCAGGCCGGCGTCATCGCCGCGGCATCCCTCTACGCCTTCGAGCACAACCAAGAGCGGCTCGCCGAAGACCACGAACGGGCCCGAGACCTCGCAAACAGGTTGAGGGAAGTCGGCTACGAGGTGGACCCACCCCAGACCAACCTCGTCCTCGTCGGGGTGGACGACCCCGAACGGTTCCTGCAGGCTCTCGCCCGCGAAGGCGTCCTCGCCACCCCCGGCAAGCCCGGCTACGTCCGCCTCTGCACCCACCTCGACGTGGGCGACGAAGACATAGAAGCGGCCGTCGAGGCCGCGGCCAGGGTAACCGCTTCCCTGGAACGGTGA
- a CDS encoding ribonuclease H family protein — MSPANDIPTGLRRLLDREGARVTGSRPIDHGTQFDLVRNGETAKLNVYRTGKVSTGGKASRLKELLEGWRTGGGRAGVERRGSNAGSRPALSGTPRLGIDEAGKGDYFGPLVVAGVRVMGAEAAEKLRELGVRDSKTVGVLGVRTMAGHVLEAVGAENASVVVLGPKEYEARRSAAGNVNELLGEVDAGIIRELANEVELVVVDQYAKSARSRLEPVVPEGVKLEVRPRAEDDAAVAAASVVARARQLEEVDRLSGEVGFKLPLGATHVLDAARRVVEELGEEGLAEVAKTHFATTEKVLGKKRDGGNE, encoded by the coding sequence TTGAGCCCCGCAAACGACATCCCGACCGGCCTGCGCCGCCTGCTCGACAGGGAAGGGGCCCGGGTCACCGGCAGCCGACCCATAGATCACGGCACCCAATTCGACCTCGTCCGAAACGGCGAGACCGCGAAGCTCAACGTCTACCGTACGGGAAAAGTATCTACCGGAGGTAAAGCCTCAAGGTTGAAAGAGCTACTCGAAGGCTGGCGAACGGGCGGGGGCAGGGCCGGCGTAGAACGCCGCGGGTCCAACGCGGGTTCGAGACCGGCCCTGTCCGGCACGCCTCGGCTCGGGATCGACGAGGCCGGCAAAGGCGACTACTTCGGTCCCCTCGTCGTGGCCGGGGTGCGCGTGATGGGCGCAGAAGCCGCGGAAAAGCTGCGTGAGCTAGGGGTTCGCGACTCCAAGACCGTCGGTGTGCTCGGGGTGAGGACGATGGCCGGGCACGTACTCGAAGCCGTCGGCGCGGAGAACGCGAGCGTCGTCGTGCTCGGGCCGAAAGAGTACGAAGCCAGGCGGAGCGCGGCCGGCAACGTCAACGAGCTGCTCGGCGAGGTCGACGCCGGGATCATACGTGAACTTGCGAACGAGGTAGAGCTCGTGGTCGTCGACCAGTACGCGAAGTCCGCCCGCTCGCGTCTGGAGCCCGTGGTCCCGGAAGGCGTGAAACTGGAGGTGCGACCGAGGGCCGAGGACGACGCGGCGGTGGCGGCAGCCTCCGTGGTGGCGCGGGCGAGGCAGCTGGAGGAGGTAGACCGCCTCTCCGGTGAGGTAGGGTTCAAGCTGCCACTCGGGGCCACGCACGTGCTCGACGCCGCCAGGCGGGTGGTCGAGGAGTTGGGGGAGGAGGGGTTGGCCGAGGTGGCCAAGACCCACTTCGCCACGACCGAGAAGGTGCTTGGAAAGAAAAGGGACGGAGGAAACGAGTGA
- a CDS encoding glycosyltransferase has translation METEGRAADRAGGVLGERTGRVLLTLVVPTRNEAENVTGLVDGLRESLTGIEYRVVFVDDSTDGTPGVIRDLAEQDGRVVLVHREGAEREGGLSTAVTTGMDLFSGNSEFTCVMDADMQHPPDKVREMLEVARSGEADVVVASRYARGGSYEGLSGRTRRAVSVGSKYLAQLVFKEARKTSDPMTGFFLVRNEAISGIQFRPTGFKVLLEILVCAPELRVAEVPFGFQARNAGVSKASLRQGVEYLTHILSLFWYVPSAGRFWKFALVGASGVVVNSAVLITLAEVFDAHKVIAWMFAVGLSILSNFLLNNAFTWRDVRHSSRIHFLLRGALAYPVAVMGIGANFAVFYPLLKYVSAEFPFYVVFNFLGILAATAVNFVLSSRLVFKPSLPRNLDPNAPPKQVIEEMRRELKADRVVLVSMQDHSPLDGDSHALTAADRGVIRLVTDTSQPTLTVTGPRRLPQARTNARWTNSLAVPVLQNNTTVGVVYATRRSTEPFTEEDLHWLTAYTSTASPLFE, from the coding sequence ATGGAGACAGAAGGTCGGGCGGCGGACCGCGCGGGCGGGGTACTGGGGGAGCGCACCGGGAGGGTGCTCCTAACGCTCGTCGTGCCGACGCGCAACGAGGCCGAGAACGTAACGGGGCTCGTGGACGGGCTGCGCGAAAGTCTCACGGGTATCGAGTACCGGGTGGTCTTCGTCGACGACTCCACGGACGGTACGCCCGGTGTGATCCGGGATCTCGCGGAGCAAGACGGGCGGGTGGTCCTCGTACACCGCGAGGGCGCGGAGAGGGAGGGCGGCCTCTCCACGGCGGTGACGACCGGGATGGACCTTTTCTCCGGCAACAGCGAGTTCACCTGCGTGATGGACGCGGACATGCAGCACCCGCCGGATAAGGTGAGGGAGATGCTCGAGGTCGCCCGCTCGGGCGAGGCCGACGTCGTGGTCGCAAGCCGGTACGCCCGCGGCGGCAGCTACGAGGGCCTCTCGGGCCGCACGCGCCGCGCCGTCTCGGTGGGGAGCAAGTACCTCGCCCAACTGGTCTTCAAGGAGGCCCGCAAGACCAGCGACCCGATGACCGGGTTCTTCCTGGTGCGCAACGAGGCCATCTCGGGCATCCAGTTCAGGCCGACGGGTTTCAAGGTCCTGCTGGAGATACTCGTGTGCGCCCCCGAGCTCCGGGTCGCGGAGGTGCCTTTCGGCTTCCAGGCCCGCAACGCCGGGGTCTCGAAGGCGAGCCTGCGCCAGGGCGTCGAGTATCTGACGCACATCCTGAGCCTCTTCTGGTACGTGCCGTCCGCGGGACGCTTCTGGAAGTTCGCGCTCGTCGGGGCTTCGGGCGTGGTCGTCAACAGCGCGGTGCTCATCACGCTCGCGGAGGTCTTCGACGCGCACAAGGTGATCGCCTGGATGTTCGCGGTCGGGCTCTCGATCTTGAGCAACTTCCTCCTGAACAACGCCTTTACCTGGCGCGACGTCCGCCACTCCAGCCGCATCCACTTCCTGCTGCGCGGCGCCCTGGCCTACCCCGTCGCCGTCATGGGCATCGGCGCGAACTTCGCCGTCTTCTACCCGCTGCTCAAATACGTCTCGGCCGAGTTTCCTTTTTACGTGGTCTTCAACTTCCTCGGCATCCTGGCCGCGACGGCCGTCAACTTCGTCCTCTCCTCCCGCCTGGTCTTCAAACCGTCGTTGCCCCGCAACCTCGACCCCAACGCGCCCCCCAAGCAAGTGATAGAAGAGATGCGCCGCGAGCTCAAGGCAGACCGGGTGGTCCTCGTTTCGATGCAGGACCACTCCCCCCTCGACGGAGACTCCCACGCCCTCACAGCCGCCGACCGCGGCGTGATCCGCCTCGTCACGGACACATCCCAGCCCACCCTCACGGTAACCGGCCCGCGCCGCCTCCCCCAGGCCCGCACCAACGCCCGCTGGACCAACTCCCTCGCCGTTCCCGTCCTCCAAAACAACACAACCGTCGGCGTCGTCTACGCCACCCGCCGCTCCACTGAGCCCTTCACCGAAGAAGACCTCCACTGGCTCACCGCGTACACCAGCACCGCCTCGCCACTCTTCGAGTAG
- a CDS encoding acylphosphatase — protein MQDERERAHVRVTGRVQGVFFRDTARRQAERLGLSGWVSNSPDGAVEAVFEGPSERVREMIRWCEQGPPDAAVENVEADFETPRDDLTGFEVR, from the coding sequence ATGCAAGATGAACGGGAACGGGCCCACGTACGGGTAACGGGCCGGGTGCAGGGCGTGTTCTTCAGGGACACCGCCCGCCGGCAGGCGGAGCGGCTGGGCCTCTCGGGCTGGGTGAGCAACTCACCGGACGGCGCCGTCGAGGCCGTATTCGAAGGCCCCTCGGAACGAGTCAGGGAGATGATCAGGTGGTGCGAGCAGGGCCCGCCGGACGCCGCGGTCGAGAACGTGGAGGCGGACTTCGAGACGCCCCGGGACGACCTGACGGGCTTCGAGGTCCGTTGA
- a CDS encoding GNAT family N-acetyltransferase, which yields MDEKKRWTNEAVLRESGRWVHVPAGCALVEDAERLMVHPPEFRGTSRVWRSWPARHAAEDLILKTVQEVCASGGERLVWHTGDAVSPPFMDGLLSRHGFEKTEDLEVLAFELGDGPRPMLPRLDVPAEIRATPARNGAELEEAHAIASRVFPNSPPLSEPEVRAYLRGIERVTRQPDAGGGACEFRFLALLRDPAREEEAIATAGAQVVGETVRLWGAGTLAEYRRRGAYGALVVERCRLAHALGATLALTKANEATSAPLLRNAGFRTIASERRHALQTSHQAPIPQPPAQ from the coding sequence GTGGACGAGAAGAAAAGATGGACGAACGAAGCCGTTTTAAGGGAGTCGGGCCGCTGGGTGCACGTCCCTGCCGGCTGCGCCCTGGTGGAGGACGCGGAGCGTTTGATGGTCCACCCGCCGGAGTTCCGGGGGACCAGCCGCGTGTGGCGCTCGTGGCCGGCGCGGCACGCCGCGGAGGATTTGATCCTGAAGACCGTACAAGAAGTCTGTGCATCTGGCGGGGAGCGGCTCGTGTGGCACACGGGCGACGCCGTCTCCCCACCCTTCATGGACGGCCTACTCTCACGTCACGGCTTCGAGAAGACCGAAGACCTCGAGGTCCTCGCCTTCGAGTTGGGCGACGGCCCCCGGCCGATGCTCCCCCGGCTCGACGTCCCCGCCGAAATCCGCGCAACCCCGGCCCGCAACGGGGCGGAACTCGAGGAAGCCCACGCCATCGCCTCCCGAGTCTTTCCCAACTCCCCTCCGCTCTCCGAACCCGAGGTACGCGCGTACCTCCGTGGCATCGAGCGCGTGACGCGCCAACCAGACGCCGGCGGTGGCGCGTGCGAGTTCAGGTTCCTGGCCCTGTTACGAGACCCGGCGCGCGAAGAGGAAGCCATCGCGACCGCCGGGGCGCAGGTCGTCGGCGAGACGGTACGGCTCTGGGGAGCAGGAACGCTCGCGGAGTACCGAAGGCGCGGCGCCTACGGCGCCCTGGTCGTAGAAAGGTGCCGCCTCGCCCACGCCCTCGGCGCCACCCTCGCCCTTACAAAGGCGAACGAAGCGACCTCAGCCCCCCTCCTCCGCAACGCCGGGTTCCGAACCATAGCCTCCGAACGCCGCCACGCCCTGCAAACCTCGCACCAAGCCCCCATCCCGCAGCCTCCCGCACAATAG
- a CDS encoding heparan-alpha-glucosaminide N-acetyltransferase, with translation MMPRQAEGESAKRATTKSGSRYWEVDAARGVAILMMVVYHFTYDLYAFGGYDVDAVSGFWARFADSTASLFLLLVGVSLAITAARGDGGFRPYLLRGLRILVYGMLLTAVFLVFGMGIVAFGILHLIGVSIILAYPFLKLKLTNLVLGVAVFAVGLYVQAGDPTGSPWLLPLGVVPEGWAMPDYRPLLPWFGVVLIGLFIGNVVYGKGRPARFPARSPVVARPLLPLGRNSLAIYLVHQPLLVALLTALGVVDLNLF, from the coding sequence ATGATGCCGCGACAGGCCGAAGGGGAAAGCGCGAAAAGGGCAACGACGAAGAGCGGCAGCCGGTACTGGGAGGTGGACGCCGCCCGTGGTGTGGCCATCCTGATGATGGTCGTCTACCATTTCACCTACGACCTCTACGCCTTCGGCGGGTACGACGTGGACGCCGTCTCCGGCTTCTGGGCGCGCTTCGCCGACTCTACGGCGAGCCTCTTCCTGCTGCTCGTCGGCGTCTCGCTCGCGATCACCGCGGCGAGGGGAGACGGCGGCTTTCGACCGTACCTGCTGAGGGGGCTCAGGATCTTGGTCTACGGGATGTTGCTCACCGCGGTCTTTCTGGTCTTCGGAATGGGGATCGTCGCGTTCGGGATACTGCACCTGATCGGGGTCTCCATAATCCTCGCCTACCCTTTTCTCAAGCTGAAGCTGACGAACCTGGTACTCGGCGTCGCCGTCTTCGCCGTCGGCCTGTACGTGCAGGCCGGGGACCCAACGGGGAGCCCGTGGTTGCTGCCCTTGGGGGTCGTGCCAGAAGGTTGGGCCATGCCGGATTACAGACCCCTATTGCCCTGGTTCGGGGTGGTCCTGATCGGGCTGTTCATCGGCAACGTGGTCTACGGCAAAGGACGGCCCGCCCGTTTCCCGGCCCGATCCCCAGTCGTCGCGAGACCCCTGCTTCCGTTGGGCAGGAACTCCCTCGCGATCTACCTCGTCCACCAGCCCTTGCTGGTCGCCCTGCTCACCGCGCTAGGCGTGGTGGACCTGAACCTTTTCTGA